In Fundulus heteroclitus isolate FHET01 chromosome 8, MU-UCD_Fhet_4.1, whole genome shotgun sequence, a genomic segment contains:
- the LOC118564021 gene encoding dymeclin-like, translated as MGANTSQVTDLSDNASLKALVGTESISENDPFWNQLISFTFISPTNSGDSKLLEEAVVPLAKTLIQNNPRTGNFGALVRVFLGRTKELKISTECQDQLFIWQAHNALFMIRCLVKVFVGEMSEEELQQQFSYQERAPGSSGETGGESLMEELLFNLVHLIVEVPLL; from the exons ATGGGAGCAAACACCAGCCAGGTCACTGACCTGTCCGACAACGCCAGCCTCAAGGCCCTGGTGGGCACCGAGTCCATATCTGAAAACGACCCCTTCTGGAATCAGCTCATCTCCTTCACCTTCATCAGTCCgacaaacag TGGAGACTCAAAGCTACTTGAAGAGGCTGTCGTCCCCCTGGCCAAGACTCTCA TTCAGAACAATCCCAGAACGGGGAACTTCGGAGCTCTTGTGAGAGTCTTCCTGGGGAGAACCAAAGAGCTGAAAATTTCCACAGAGTGTCAGGA TCAGTTATTCATCTGGCAAGCGCATAATGCACTGTTCATGATTCGCTGCCTGGTGAAGGTTTTCGTGGGCGAGATGAGCGAGGAAGAGCTGCAACAACAGTTCTCCTACCAGGAGAGGGCGCCAGGCTCCAGTGGAG AAACCGGGGGTGAGAGTCTCATGGAGGAGCTGCTGTTTAACCTCGTTCACCTGATTGTTGAAGTACCCTTGCTGTAA